In Mucilaginibacter celer, one DNA window encodes the following:
- a CDS encoding ABC transporter permease encodes MAELTPAKRTWHIFRRNKIAMAGLFFIVLTLLAAILGYAIMPDDTPQANNMIIQLSIKKPGSTYTILRLRKAEPVDTVNLFEKMLYGQPSFYKEIPITGYHFTSDVIYANEYIGDEDKPEKKTYNIFEALTGQKPVYKNGAVTYIDNGKTITGQLNEKLYRQIRVQLTQQNIYRKTFWLGTDTYGRDMLSRLLLGTRVSLAVGLMAVLISMLLGVTIGAIAGYFGGWIDACLSWLMNILWALPALLLVIAISFALGKGLWQIFIAVGMSMWVEVARLVRGQVMSLKQVEYIEAARALGFNNRRIISKHILPNITGPILVLASSNFASAILLEAGLSFLGFGAQPPMPTWGGMIKEHYGYIVMDSAFLAVVPGLAIMLLVYAFNLVTVGLRDAFDIKSQSTRI; translated from the coding sequence TTGGCCGAACTTACACCCGCAAAGCGCACCTGGCATATTTTTAGGCGCAATAAAATTGCTATGGCCGGGCTTTTCTTTATTGTCCTTACCCTGTTAGCGGCCATATTGGGTTATGCAATTATGCCCGATGATACGCCGCAGGCCAATAACATGATCATTCAGCTTAGCATTAAAAAGCCAGGCTCAACATATACCATACTCAGGCTGCGCAAAGCCGAGCCGGTAGATACCGTAAACCTTTTTGAAAAGATGCTTTACGGGCAACCCTCATTTTATAAAGAGATACCCATAACAGGCTATCACTTTACCAGTGATGTTATTTATGCCAACGAATACATTGGCGATGAAGATAAACCCGAAAAAAAAACCTACAATATTTTTGAAGCACTAACCGGCCAAAAACCGGTTTACAAAAACGGAGCGGTAACTTATATTGATAACGGAAAAACAATAACCGGTCAGCTTAATGAAAAGCTTTACCGTCAAATAAGAGTGCAGCTTACCCAACAAAACATTTACCGTAAAACCTTTTGGCTGGGTACCGATACTTACGGGCGCGATATGCTAAGCCGCCTGCTGTTGGGTACCCGTGTTTCGCTTGCCGTGGGTTTGATGGCCGTGCTGATAAGCATGCTGCTTGGTGTAACCATAGGCGCTATTGCCGGCTATTTTGGCGGATGGATAGATGCCTGCCTGAGCTGGCTGATGAATATTTTATGGGCGCTGCCTGCCCTGCTGCTGGTTATTGCCATATCATTTGCATTAGGTAAAGGACTTTGGCAGATATTTATTGCGGTGGGCATGTCAATGTGGGTTGAGGTGGCCCGGTTGGTGCGTGGGCAGGTAATGAGCCTGAAACAAGTTGAATACATCGAGGCTGCAAGGGCTTTGGGCTTTAATAACAGGCGCATTATCAGCAAACATATTTTGCCAAATATAACGGGGCCCATCCTGGTTTTGGCTTCGTCAAACTTTGCATCGGCTATATTGCTCGAGGCAGGACTTAGTTTTCTGGGTTTTGGCGCACAGCCCCCAATGCCCACCTGGGGCGGCATGATTAAGGAGCATTATGGCTATATTGTGATGGATTCGGCTTTTTTGGCCGTGGTGCCGGGCCTGGCTATTATGCTGCTGGTGTATGCTTTTAACCTGGTTACGGTTGGCCTGCGCGATGCCTTCGACATAAAATCACAAAGTACTCGTATTTAA
- a CDS encoding lysylphosphatidylglycerol synthase domain-containing protein, with product MTNFNKKIVSYLLKAGILIVAGWFIYRQFNKKNNDLKQFEYFASHISTTHVVVTMSLVVLLMFLNWFLEALKWRYVTKTLIDISLWEAVEAVFCGLTWAVTTPNRLGEYGGRVMFLPPRKRVPGIFAMGVGSFSQGTVTNVLGVIAMVWFVFNYIHSNTTLAWSVTGVCTLIVAIQLVFYFHINWVVSFFDRIPFIKKYHRFFEVMGRYHTHELIKIMGFSIARYATFSFQYFLVFRMLIPTMPVFEMLMILMLFFLVSSAIPSLDLFDIGVRGFTASHLFVYITDQNIAVIAGVSSIWLINLFIPAILGSLFVLKLKFFDRAD from the coding sequence GGGATATTGATCGTTGCCGGATGGTTTATTTACCGGCAGTTCAATAAAAAGAATAACGATCTTAAGCAATTTGAATATTTTGCATCGCACATCAGCACAACACATGTGGTTGTAACCATGAGTCTGGTTGTTTTGCTGATGTTTTTAAACTGGTTTCTGGAAGCCCTTAAATGGCGTTATGTAACCAAAACCCTTATTGATATCAGTTTATGGGAGGCCGTTGAGGCCGTTTTTTGCGGGCTTACCTGGGCTGTTACCACACCCAACCGCTTAGGCGAATACGGCGGCCGCGTAATGTTCTTACCGCCACGCAAACGGGTTCCGGGTATATTTGCCATGGGGGTAGGCTCGTTTAGCCAGGGTACGGTAACCAATGTTTTAGGGGTGATTGCCATGGTGTGGTTTGTATTTAACTACATTCACAGCAATACAACGCTGGCCTGGAGCGTAACGGGCGTTTGTACACTTATTGTTGCTATACAGCTGGTGTTTTATTTCCATATTAACTGGGTAGTTAGCTTTTTCGACAGGATACCTTTCATCAAAAAATATCACCGCTTTTTTGAGGTGATGGGTCGCTATCATACCCACGAGCTTATTAAAATTATGGGCTTCAGTATAGCCCGGTATGCTACATTCTCGTTTCAATACTTTTTGGTGTTCAGGATGTTGATACCCACCATGCCGGTTTTTGAAATGCTGATGATATTGATGTTGTTTTTCCTGGTGTCGTCGGCCATACCATCGCTTGATCTTTTTGATATCGGCGTGCGTGGTTTTACGGCATCACACCTGTTTGTTTACATTACCGATCAAAATATTGCTGTTATTGCAGGGGTATCATCAATATGGCTTATTAATTTATTTATTCCTGCTATTTTAGGGTCGTTATTCGTATTAAAACTCAAATTCTTTGATCGCGCTGATTAG
- a CDS encoding glycosyltransferase family 2 protein gives MIALISIISVFSISLYVVLLIYLRIGWAKATVRHVPGPSFKTRVTVLIAARNEEANIGKTIQDLLEQDYPKHLVEIIIVDDHSTDSTADIIRSYEPQGVKLLQLKLGEVLNSYKKKAIAEAIKLSTGDFLMATDADCRMGKSWISTVVGFYEQNNLVMISSPVTYFQEQSVFERMQTLDFSSLIGMGGSFITLGFAATCNGANFAYRKDVFYEVGGFSGIDELASGDDELLLHKVAQKYPGRIGFLKHREAIVYTHAKPNLKEFMNQRRRWASKSTKYKDKRMVAFALSVWLCNFMLFFTAVLGIFNLYFLKLFFITIGAKYIIDMVYMTPIMNFLKRRQLLWYVSFTLPANIIYFIIIGFLGKNKKYAWKGRMVK, from the coding sequence TTGATCGCGCTGATTAGTATCATTTCTGTATTTTCCATTAGCTTATATGTGGTTTTACTGATCTATTTACGGATAGGCTGGGCAAAGGCTACGGTAAGGCATGTTCCAGGCCCTTCGTTTAAAACCCGCGTTACCGTGTTAATAGCCGCCCGCAACGAAGAAGCAAACATCGGCAAAACCATCCAGGATCTGCTGGAACAGGATTACCCCAAACACCTGGTTGAGATTATTATAGTCGACGATCACTCGACAGATAGTACCGCCGATATCATCAGGAGTTACGAACCACAAGGCGTAAAATTATTACAGCTTAAACTGGGCGAGGTATTAAACTCCTATAAAAAGAAAGCCATTGCCGAGGCTATTAAACTATCAACAGGCGATTTTTTAATGGCTACCGATGCCGATTGCCGCATGGGTAAATCGTGGATCAGTACGGTGGTTGGTTTTTATGAGCAAAATAATTTGGTGATGATCTCATCGCCGGTTACCTATTTCCAGGAGCAATCGGTATTTGAGCGGATGCAGACGCTTGATTTTTCATCGCTGATAGGCATGGGCGGATCTTTTATTACCCTCGGTTTTGCGGCAACCTGTAACGGGGCCAATTTTGCCTATCGTAAAGATGTGTTTTACGAGGTTGGAGGCTTTTCGGGTATTGATGAACTGGCCTCGGGTGATGATGAGCTGCTGCTGCATAAAGTTGCCCAAAAATATCCTGGCAGGATAGGATTTTTAAAGCACCGTGAAGCTATTGTTTACACCCACGCCAAGCCAAACCTTAAAGAGTTTATGAACCAAAGGCGCAGGTGGGCGTCAAAATCAACCAAATACAAGGATAAGCGCATGGTTGCTTTTGCCCTTAGCGTATGGCTCTGCAATTTTATGCTGTTTTTTACAGCTGTGCTGGGCATTTTTAATCTATACTTCCTGAAGCTTTTTTTTATTACCATCGGCGCCAAATACATTATTGATATGGTATACATGACCCCTATCATGAACTTTTTAAAACGCCGCCAGCTGCTTTGGTACGTAAGCTTTACCTTGCCCGCCAATATCATTTACTTTATCATCATCGGCTTTTTAGGCAAAAACAAAAAATACGCCTGGAAGGGGCGGATGGTTAAGTGA